The following are encoded together in the Acidobacteriota bacterium genome:
- a CDS encoding translation initiation factor IF-3, which produces MRGPRRDDRVRINERIRVREVRVIDETGAQLGIMAPAQAVALARSKGLDLVEVAATAVPPVCRITDYGKYQYNEQKKQRQARKHQKTIEVKEVKFRPKVDLHDYDFKKRNIQRFLHEGDKVKAVVFFRGREIAHPEIGRRILERLIGELNDIAVAENIPRMEGNTMHTILSGRPGIKKLEKPSKPEREPRPEADDDDTEMTPEELAAAAQAAATELEPD; this is translated from the coding sequence ATGCGGGGTCCCCGACGGGACGACAGGGTCCGGATCAACGAGCGCATTCGCGTGCGCGAGGTCCGGGTGATCGACGAGACAGGGGCGCAGCTAGGCATCATGGCACCGGCGCAGGCCGTGGCCCTGGCCCGGTCGAAGGGCCTGGATCTCGTCGAAGTCGCCGCTACGGCCGTGCCGCCGGTCTGCCGTATCACCGATTACGGCAAGTACCAGTACAACGAGCAGAAGAAGCAGCGGCAGGCCCGCAAGCACCAGAAGACCATCGAGGTGAAGGAGGTCAAGTTCCGCCCGAAGGTCGATCTGCACGACTACGACTTCAAGAAGCGCAACATCCAGCGCTTCCTGCACGAAGGCGACAAGGTCAAGGCGGTGGTGTTCTTCCGCGGGCGCGAGATCGCGCACCCGGAGATCGGGCGCCGGATCCTGGAGCGGCTGATCGGCGAGTTGAACGACATCGCCGTGGCCGAGAACATCCCGCGGATGGAAGGCAACACGATGCACACCATCCTGTCGGGCCGTCCGGGGATCAAGAAGCTGGAGAAGCCGTCCAAGCCGGAGCGCGAGCCGCGCCCCGAGGCCGACGACGACGACACCGAGATGACGCCGGAGGAACTCGCAGCCGCCGCGCAGGCAGCGGCAACGGAGCTCGAGCCGGACTAG